The following proteins are co-located in the Planococcus plakortidis genome:
- a CDS encoding EamA family transporter — MQIKAYIWVLVAAMLWGTTGTAQTFLVGEAHPLTIGAARLAIGGFGLLVFVWMSGRLKGVRIPWFWIGLSALCMALFQPFFFSSVQLTGVAIGTVVAIGSAPAFSGILEALVLKRKPDRVWVFSSVLSVAGCILLFANRDSYIVDPLGVALALLAGLAFAGYAMFSKNVLGLMDVVPAVAVIFSLSGIGLLPFLIFLDIGYLAEPQNLMIVAYLGLAATSLAYLLFSSGLKAIPSSSAVTLSLAEPLTASVLGVAVVGEALSGQSWIGVMLLLGGIALLAFGKNRKA; from the coding sequence ATGCAAATAAAGGCATACATATGGGTGTTAGTTGCGGCAATGCTTTGGGGGACCACAGGGACTGCCCAGACTTTTCTGGTGGGGGAAGCCCATCCGTTGACGATCGGTGCGGCACGTCTCGCGATTGGGGGCTTCGGCCTTTTGGTGTTCGTGTGGATGTCAGGGAGATTGAAAGGTGTACGGATCCCATGGTTTTGGATCGGGCTTTCGGCGTTGTGCATGGCCCTGTTCCAGCCGTTCTTTTTTTCGTCGGTGCAATTGACGGGAGTGGCGATCGGAACGGTCGTGGCAATCGGCAGCGCGCCGGCTTTTTCGGGAATATTGGAAGCGCTCGTATTGAAGCGCAAACCCGATCGCGTGTGGGTATTTTCGAGCGTCTTATCGGTCGCCGGCTGTATTTTGCTTTTTGCGAACCGGGATAGTTATATTGTCGACCCGCTCGGAGTGGCGCTGGCCCTGCTCGCCGGGTTGGCGTTTGCGGGATACGCCATGTTCAGCAAAAATGTATTGGGCCTCATGGACGTGGTGCCTGCGGTGGCTGTGATCTTTTCATTGAGCGGCATCGGCTTATTGCCGTTCCTGATTTTCCTGGATATCGGTTATTTGGCTGAACCCCAGAACTTGATGATCGTGGCTTATCTGGGCCTTGCAGCGACAAGTCTTGCCTATCTATTATTCTCGAGCGGGCTGAAAGCCATCCCCTCCTCATCAGCGGTCACTTTATCGCTTGCCGAACCGCTGACGGCTTCCGTATTGGGAGTGGCTGTTGTCGGCGAAGCATTGAGCGGGCAATCGTGGATCGGAGTGATGCTGCTGCTCGGCGGCATTGCGCTGCTGGCATTCGGCAAAAACCGCAAAGCTTAA
- a CDS encoding helix-turn-helix domain-containing protein: protein MYMTVPETAAFLSMPEEQVNRYVLEGRIRAVHDGEQYLINTSQFESHFQQLEIAKLELEEWRATPIPDDIDIKDED from the coding sequence ATGTATATGACAGTCCCGGAAACTGCCGCTTTTTTGTCGATGCCGGAAGAGCAAGTCAACCGCTATGTACTTGAAGGCCGGATTCGCGCAGTCCACGACGGAGAACAATACTTGATCAACACCTCCCAATTCGAAAGCCATTTCCAACAGCTCGAAATCGCCAAACTTGAGCTGGAAGAGTGGCGCGCGACGCCAATCCCCGATGACATCGATATTAAAGACGAGGATTGA
- the metX gene encoding homoserine O-acetyltransferase MetX, which translates to MTTVSIGQLTLESGQLLPEVELAYERVGNSSAPAILVCHALTGDQYAVGTADQPGWWAGLIGPGKAVDTGQFQVITFNVLGGCSGSTGPLSVNPETGEPYRAAFPELTIRDMVRAEKKALEALEIDHLAAVIGGSLGGMKTLEWARLYPEFLDTAITLAVTPYYGDYGVAFNHIGIQAIENDPEFESGNYISGTRLKGFEIARMAGMVTYRSGQLFNGRFGRARCGEDFEVQSYLDYQGRKLAGRFDPNSYLVLLKAMNSHDVEDAELDTELLSISYSHDLLYPGELMIPWVEAQPNAKWEKIETDFGHDGFLVEFEKWAHHVQAQLRKTVNAKSRVLA; encoded by the coding sequence ATGACGACAGTATCCATCGGCCAGCTGACACTTGAATCAGGTCAATTATTGCCCGAAGTGGAATTAGCGTATGAACGCGTCGGAAACAGTTCTGCACCGGCGATTCTGGTTTGCCATGCGTTGACGGGCGATCAATATGCAGTGGGAACTGCAGATCAACCGGGCTGGTGGGCAGGGCTGATCGGCCCGGGGAAAGCGGTGGATACCGGGCAGTTCCAAGTCATCACTTTCAATGTACTCGGCGGCTGCAGCGGTTCGACAGGCCCGCTTTCGGTCAACCCGGAAACCGGTGAACCTTACCGTGCGGCATTTCCTGAACTGACGATCCGCGATATGGTGAGAGCGGAGAAAAAGGCGCTGGAGGCGCTGGAGATCGACCACCTTGCAGCAGTGATCGGTGGATCTCTCGGAGGCATGAAAACCTTGGAGTGGGCCAGGTTGTACCCTGAGTTTCTGGATACGGCAATAACACTTGCAGTGACACCGTATTATGGGGACTATGGTGTAGCGTTCAACCATATCGGCATCCAGGCGATCGAAAACGATCCGGAATTCGAATCAGGGAATTATATATCGGGAACACGGCTGAAAGGCTTTGAAATCGCACGCATGGCCGGCATGGTGACATACCGGAGTGGCCAATTGTTCAATGGGCGCTTTGGGCGCGCCCGTTGCGGAGAGGATTTCGAGGTTCAATCCTATTTGGATTATCAAGGGCGCAAGCTGGCAGGGCGCTTCGACCCGAACAGCTATCTCGTTTTGCTGAAAGCGATGAATTCCCATGATGTAGAAGATGCGGAACTGGACACTGAACTGCTATCGATTTCCTATAGCCACGACTTATTGTATCCGGGAGAATTGATGATTCCTTGGGTCGAAGCCCAGCCGAATGCCAAATGGGAGAAAATCGAAACGGATTTTGGCCACGATGGATTCTTGGTGGAATTCGAAAAATGGGCACATCACGTCCAGGCGCAACTGCGGAAAACGGTGAATGCCAAAAGCCGCGTATTAGCATAA
- a CDS encoding O-acetylhomoserine aminocarboxypropyltransferase/cysteine synthase family protein, whose translation MTNFKPETLLLHGGQEPDPVTGARGVPVHKTTSYVFKDTEHAQNLFGLKETGNIYSRIMNPTVDVFEQRVALLEGGTAAVALSSGMAAIAFSVLNIAEAGDEIVADSNLYGGTYNLFANTLPRYGINVKFVDATDPENFRAAITDKTKALFGEIIGNPSLNVFDVERVADIAHENGVPLLIDNTFASPFVSNPIEFGADVVIHSATKWIGGHGTTIGGVAVDAGRFNWDNPRFPNYTEPDETYHGIRFGIDVPEAAFATKLRVQLLRDFGPSLSADSAHALLQGLETLHLRIPRHATNAQKVAEYLNGHPQVEWVNYLGLEGHPSKELADKYLKDSYGSIVNFGIKGGREAGRKVIDGVNLWSHVANVGDAKSLIIHPASTTHQQLTAEELKNSGVTEELIRLSVGLENHEDLIADLEQAIQAAVLENA comes from the coding sequence ATGACAAACTTCAAACCAGAAACTCTTCTATTACACGGCGGCCAAGAACCGGATCCAGTGACAGGCGCTCGCGGCGTACCGGTCCATAAAACGACTTCTTATGTATTCAAAGATACTGAGCACGCACAGAACCTATTCGGCTTGAAAGAGACAGGTAATATCTATTCGCGCATCATGAACCCGACAGTCGATGTATTCGAACAGCGCGTCGCTCTTCTTGAAGGCGGGACCGCTGCAGTAGCTTTGTCGTCAGGAATGGCAGCCATCGCCTTCTCCGTGTTGAATATAGCGGAAGCGGGAGATGAAATTGTTGCTGATAGCAATTTGTACGGCGGCACTTACAACTTATTCGCCAACACATTGCCGCGCTACGGCATTAACGTAAAATTCGTCGATGCGACCGACCCTGAAAATTTCCGCGCAGCGATCACGGACAAGACAAAAGCCTTGTTCGGCGAAATCATCGGAAATCCGAGCTTGAACGTCTTCGATGTGGAACGTGTGGCGGATATCGCGCATGAAAATGGCGTACCGCTGTTGATCGATAATACATTCGCATCGCCTTTTGTCAGCAACCCGATTGAATTCGGCGCAGACGTGGTCATTCATTCCGCCACGAAATGGATCGGCGGGCACGGGACGACGATCGGCGGCGTAGCAGTCGATGCAGGACGTTTCAACTGGGACAACCCGCGCTTCCCGAATTACACGGAACCGGATGAAACATACCACGGCATCCGCTTTGGAATCGATGTGCCGGAAGCCGCATTCGCGACGAAATTGCGTGTCCAGCTGTTGCGTGATTTCGGGCCATCGCTCAGTGCGGACAGCGCCCATGCACTGCTCCAGGGACTTGAAACTTTACATCTCCGGATTCCTCGCCACGCGACGAACGCACAAAAAGTCGCGGAATACTTGAATGGCCATCCGCAAGTCGAATGGGTCAATTACCTCGGGCTTGAAGGGCATCCATCCAAGGAACTTGCAGATAAATATCTGAAAGACAGCTACGGTTCGATCGTCAACTTCGGTATCAAAGGCGGGCGGGAAGCCGGCCGCAAAGTGATCGACGGTGTCAATTTATGGTCTCACGTGGCGAATGTCGGCGATGCCAAATCATTGATCATTCATCCGGCCTCAACGACACATCAGCAATTGACAGCAGAAGAACTGAAAAACAGTGGCGTCACGGAAGAATTGATCCGTCTGTCTGTAGGACTGGAAAACCATGAAGATTTAATCGCTGATTTGGAACAAGCGATCCAAGCGGCAGTACTCGAGAACGCGTAA